A region from the Sphingomonas sp. S2-65 genome encodes:
- a CDS encoding ferritin-like domain-containing protein produces MTSVAQAACRVLTAVDPRDKIMAARRAARDWRLGRLAFAFDVPMPDRPARPDRPELLPPNRMPKRGKGGSERGRIALIHALAHIEFSAIDLAFDAVGRFGSRFPRGFTDDWMAVGADEAMHFALLDRRLRQLGSHYGAMPAHAGLWDAAAATAQDRKARLAVVPMVLEARGLDVTPATIDRFSDAGDLPTRRILQRILDDEVRHVRAGTVWFESACGEEGLAPETTWQDLVRTHFRGLIKGPFNASARNAAGLTREYYAPLADQ; encoded by the coding sequence GTGACCAGCGTCGCCCAGGCAGCCTGTCGCGTGCTGACGGCCGTCGATCCACGCGACAAGATCATGGCTGCGCGCCGGGCCGCGCGTGATTGGCGGCTGGGCAGGCTGGCGTTCGCGTTCGACGTGCCGATGCCTGACCGCCCGGCCCGGCCCGACCGCCCGGAGCTCCTGCCGCCCAACCGCATGCCCAAGCGTGGCAAGGGAGGGTCCGAGCGGGGCCGCATCGCGCTGATCCACGCGCTCGCCCATATCGAGTTTTCCGCGATCGATTTGGCGTTCGACGCGGTTGGCCGCTTCGGGAGTCGGTTCCCGCGCGGCTTCACCGACGACTGGATGGCCGTGGGCGCAGACGAGGCGATGCACTTTGCATTGCTCGACCGGCGGCTGCGCCAGCTCGGCAGTCATTATGGCGCGATGCCGGCGCATGCCGGCCTGTGGGACGCCGCCGCGGCTACCGCGCAGGATCGCAAGGCGCGGCTGGCGGTCGTGCCGATGGTGCTGGAAGCGCGCGGGCTCGACGTTACGCCGGCGACGATCGACCGCTTCTCCGACGCGGGCGATCTGCCGACGCGCCGCATCCTTCAGCGCATCCTAGACGACGAGGTCCGTCATGTTCGTGCGGGCACCGTGTGGTTCGAATCAGCCTGTGGCGAGGAGGGGCTCGCCCCCGAAACGACCTGGCAAGATCTTGTACGCACGCACTTTCGCGGGCTGATCAAAGGTCCGTTCAACGCTTCGGCGCGCAACGCAGCCGGTCTGACGCGGGAATATTACGCGCCTCTTGCCGATCAGTGA
- a CDS encoding peroxiredoxin gives MAIEEGDALPALTLEGADGQPLPLADFKGAPFILYFYPKDDTAGCTREAQDFSALLPEFTAAGARLLGVSKDSAERHRKFTAKYALSVPLATDADGAVMEAFGVWGEKQLYGRRYMGVDRSTFLFAADGTLHRAWRKVKVPNHAEQVLAAVKALVAA, from the coding sequence ATGGCCATCGAGGAAGGCGACGCGCTGCCTGCGCTGACGCTGGAGGGCGCGGACGGCCAACCCCTTCCGCTCGCCGATTTCAAGGGCGCCCCCTTCATCCTGTACTTCTACCCCAAGGACGACACCGCCGGCTGCACCCGCGAGGCGCAGGACTTTTCCGCGTTGCTGCCGGAGTTTACCGCGGCCGGGGCCCGGCTGCTCGGCGTTTCGAAGGACAGCGCCGAGCGTCACCGCAAGTTCACGGCCAAATATGCGCTGAGCGTGCCGCTCGCCACCGATGCCGATGGCGCCGTGATGGAAGCGTTCGGCGTCTGGGGCGAGAAGCAGCTTTATGGCCGCCGATACATGGGGGTCGACCGATCCACCTTCCTGTTCGCCGCCGATGGCACGCTGCATCGCGCCTGGCGCAAGGTGAAGGTGCCGAACCATGCCGAGCAGGTGCTGGCTGCGGTGAAGGCGCTGGTAGCGGCGTGA
- a CDS encoding bifunctional [glutamine synthetase] adenylyltransferase/[glutamine synthetase]-adenylyl-L-tyrosine phosphorylase encodes MPAASYPDLASVVLRARRHSPFLATLLDREPFSTDDLARSLADPLAAARSVEGNAGEGRRLRLERRRVALLVALGDLSGIYGFEQVTSHLTTFADDALNRAIRAALLERTPDQEPRGFAAIALGKQGSHELNYSSDIDPLLIFDPDLLPRRAREEPGEAAVRIGRRVVELLQSRDADGYVLRVDLRLRPSPEATPIALPVDAAISYYESQALPWERAAFIRARACAGDLMLGNRFMEAIRPFVWRRALDYGTIREIRDISRRIRDHYSRAQKFGPGYDLKRGRGGIREVEFFAQIHQLIYGGREPELRAPATRDALAALATAGRIDPDEAQALDQAYVTLRTIEHRLQMVNDLQTHSLPAETAALDNVAALHGLGGGGDLLDLLRPHVVRVGGIYDALAGEESADLPTMSDRLTDRLAAAGFKQTEGPARIIESWRAGTYPALRSGQAREALEALLPGLVEAFGQAPDSIHAITRFDAMLSGLPSAINFFRLLEAQPALTRLLSSILCHAPTLAEQLGRRAELLDGLIDASALEPMPGVDILVRQMSARERGADYQWQLEHVRRLVNEKRFALGAQIIAGASDPLEVSAGYARVAEAAIEVLASATVEEFARAHGRVAGSELVILALGRMGGQALTHASDLDLIYLFTGDYAAESDGAKPLGAVTYYNRLAQRVTAALSVPTAAGPLYEVDTRLRPSGAQGPLSVSLDGFSRYQREDAWTWEHMALTRARPVFGSATARTSVQASVDAVLQGARPERPILAEAVKMRAEMAAHKPPAGPLDAKLLDGGLVDLEFATHVLQLEHRTAFAPQLRPAIAQLVAQNLMPPTMVPAYDLLARLLVTLRLVAPDAQPPGTETQALIARALGLTDWHEVIESFERTRQEVAACWADVRASA; translated from the coding sequence ATGCCCGCTGCTTCCTATCCCGACCTGGCGAGCGTCGTGCTTCGTGCGCGGCGGCATTCGCCTTTTCTCGCGACGCTGCTCGACCGGGAGCCGTTTTCGACCGACGATCTGGCCCGGAGCCTGGCCGACCCGCTCGCCGCGGCGCGCAGCGTCGAAGGGAATGCGGGGGAGGGGCGCCGGCTGCGGTTGGAGCGGCGGCGGGTCGCTTTGCTGGTGGCGCTCGGCGATCTCAGCGGCATCTATGGTTTCGAGCAGGTCACCAGCCACCTCACCACCTTCGCAGACGACGCGTTAAACCGCGCCATCCGCGCCGCGCTGCTGGAGCGTACCCCCGACCAGGAACCCCGCGGCTTCGCCGCGATCGCATTGGGCAAGCAGGGGAGCCACGAACTCAATTACTCGTCAGACATCGACCCGCTGCTGATCTTCGACCCCGATCTGCTGCCGCGGCGCGCGCGCGAGGAGCCCGGCGAGGCCGCGGTGCGGATCGGTCGGCGAGTGGTGGAACTGCTCCAGTCGCGCGATGCCGATGGCTATGTACTACGCGTCGACCTGCGGCTGCGACCGTCGCCCGAGGCGACGCCGATCGCGTTGCCGGTGGATGCTGCGATCTCCTATTATGAATCACAAGCCCTCCCCTGGGAGCGGGCGGCGTTCATCCGCGCGCGCGCCTGCGCCGGCGACCTGATGCTCGGCAACCGCTTCATGGAGGCGATCCGTCCGTTCGTGTGGCGCCGCGCACTCGATTACGGCACGATCCGCGAAATCCGCGACATTTCCCGCCGCATCCGCGATCATTACTCGCGGGCGCAGAAGTTCGGGCCTGGCTATGACCTCAAGCGCGGGCGGGGCGGGATCCGCGAAGTCGAGTTCTTCGCCCAGATCCACCAGCTCATCTATGGCGGTCGGGAGCCCGAGCTGCGGGCGCCCGCCACGCGCGACGCGCTTGCTGCGCTGGCCACCGCCGGCCGCATCGATCCGGACGAGGCGCAGGCCCTGGACCAGGCCTATGTGACGCTCCGCACGATCGAACACCGTCTGCAGATGGTGAACGACCTTCAGACTCATTCGCTTCCCGCCGAGACCGCGGCGTTGGACAATGTCGCCGCGTTGCACGGGCTGGGGGGCGGCGGCGACCTGCTCGACCTGCTGCGCCCGCATGTCGTTCGGGTCGGCGGTATCTACGACGCGCTGGCGGGCGAGGAGAGTGCCGATCTTCCCACCATGTCGGACCGGCTCACCGACCGGCTTGCCGCTGCGGGCTTCAAGCAAACCGAAGGCCCTGCGCGCATCATCGAGAGCTGGCGCGCGGGCACCTATCCTGCACTTCGCAGTGGCCAGGCACGCGAAGCACTCGAAGCGTTGCTGCCCGGGCTGGTAGAGGCATTCGGCCAGGCGCCCGACAGCATCCACGCGATCACCCGGTTCGATGCGATGCTCTCTGGACTGCCGAGCGCGATCAACTTCTTTCGCCTGCTCGAAGCGCAGCCGGCGCTCACCCGGCTGCTGAGCAGCATCCTCTGCCACGCGCCGACGCTTGCCGAGCAGCTTGGCCGGCGCGCCGAACTGCTGGACGGGCTGATCGACGCGAGCGCGTTGGAGCCGATGCCGGGCGTCGACATCCTGGTGCGCCAGATGTCGGCACGCGAACGCGGCGCCGACTATCAATGGCAGCTCGAGCATGTCCGCCGGCTGGTCAACGAGAAGCGCTTCGCTCTGGGAGCGCAGATCATCGCCGGGGCAAGCGATCCGCTTGAAGTATCCGCCGGCTATGCCAGGGTCGCCGAAGCCGCGATCGAAGTGCTTGCCTCCGCGACCGTCGAGGAATTTGCGCGTGCCCATGGCCGTGTCGCGGGCAGCGAGCTGGTGATCCTGGCGCTCGGCCGGATGGGTGGGCAGGCGCTGACCCACGCCTCAGACCTCGACCTCATCTACCTCTTCACCGGAGATTATGCCGCCGAGTCCGATGGCGCCAAGCCGCTCGGCGCGGTGACCTATTACAACCGGCTTGCCCAGCGCGTCACCGCCGCGCTGTCGGTGCCGACCGCCGCCGGGCCATTGTATGAAGTCGATACGCGGTTGCGCCCTTCGGGTGCCCAGGGGCCGCTATCGGTGTCGCTCGACGGCTTCTCCCGCTACCAGCGCGAGGACGCGTGGACCTGGGAGCATATGGCGCTCACGCGGGCGCGGCCGGTCTTCGGCTCGGCCACGGCGCGCACGTCGGTGCAGGCGAGCGTCGATGCCGTATTGCAAGGCGCGCGGCCCGAGCGGCCGATCCTCGCGGAGGCGGTGAAGATGCGCGCCGAGATGGCCGCGCACAAGCCGCCGGCAGGGCCGCTCGATGCCAAGCTGCTCGACGGCGGGCTGGTCGATCTGGAATTCGCCACGCATGTCCTCCAGCTCGAACATCGCACGGCCTTCGCTCCTCAGCTCCGGCCGGCGATCGCGCAGTTGGTCGCCCAGAACCTGATGCCGCCGACGATGGTTCCCGCCTACGATCTGCTCGCCCGGTTGCTGGTGACTCTCCGCCTCGTGGCACCCGATGCCCAGCCACCGGGTACGGAGACCCAGGCGCTGATCGCCCGCGCGCTGGGCCTGACCGACTGGCACGAAGTGATTGAATCGTTCGAGCGCACGCGTCAGGAGGTCGCCGCCTGCTGGGCGGACGTCCGTGCTAGCGCCTAA
- a CDS encoding sigma-70 family RNA polymerase sigma factor, which translates to MTQTELPGDHAEEPREHVSLSDPEFKKQLATVIPHLRAFGRSLSGSRDLADDLVQETLLKAWAARKRFQAGTNMRAWTFIILRNLYLSQMRRARFKGEWDDLVADRLLAAPASQDRHVELSDMQRALLHLPQPQREALILVGAGGFAYEEAAEICNVAVGTIKSRVARGRVALESLLTEGQLPSRREALANPGGKSALDTIMGEVDDLSRDR; encoded by the coding sequence ATGACTCAGACCGAACTTCCCGGTGATCACGCGGAGGAACCGCGCGAGCACGTCTCGCTGTCTGATCCCGAATTCAAGAAGCAACTCGCCACGGTCATTCCGCATCTGCGCGCGTTCGGTCGTTCGCTTTCGGGGAGCCGTGACCTCGCGGACGATCTTGTCCAGGAAACGCTGCTGAAGGCTTGGGCCGCGCGCAAGCGCTTCCAGGCCGGCACCAACATGCGCGCCTGGACTTTCATCATCCTGCGCAACCTTTATCTGTCGCAGATGCGCCGCGCCCGCTTCAAGGGCGAGTGGGACGACCTCGTCGCCGACCGGCTGCTTGCGGCGCCCGCGAGCCAGGATCGCCATGTCGAGCTGTCGGACATGCAGCGTGCACTGCTCCACCTGCCGCAGCCGCAGCGTGAAGCGCTGATCCTCGTCGGCGCTGGCGGTTTCGCCTATGAGGAAGCCGCCGAGATCTGCAACGTCGCCGTCGGCACGATCAAGAGCCGCGTGGCCCGCGGGCGTGTCGCGCTCGAATCGCTGCTGACCGAAGGTCAGTTGCCGTCGCGCCGCGAGGCGCTTGCCAACCCGGGCGGCAAGAGCGCGCTTGATACGATCATGGGCGAAGTCGACGATCTCAGCCGGGATCGTTGA
- a CDS encoding response regulator produces the protein MSLGQQLAPHLPLLRRYARALTGSQAEGDRYVRAALEAIVAAPDQFPRDVHPRLGLYRTFQAIWQSTHLEDEDLLDDQSNEAEAIARKRLSRLTPLSRQALLLTTVEGFSIEDAGYLIEEDPEAVSTLVTEAVAEIERQTRTRVMIIEDEPLIAMDLEQIVRDLGHDVTGVAVTRDEAVALAMEDRPGLVLADIQLADDSSGIDAVKDILAEFNVPVIFITAFPERLLTGERPEPTFLITKPFQRETVKTTISQALFFDEATVPA, from the coding sequence ATGTCGCTTGGACAGCAACTCGCGCCCCACCTTCCCCTGTTGCGGCGCTATGCGCGCGCACTGACCGGAAGTCAGGCGGAAGGCGACCGGTACGTCCGCGCCGCTTTGGAGGCGATCGTGGCCGCCCCCGACCAGTTTCCGCGGGACGTGCACCCGCGCCTGGGTCTCTACCGTACGTTTCAGGCGATCTGGCAGTCGACTCATCTCGAAGACGAGGATCTTCTCGACGATCAGTCGAACGAGGCCGAGGCGATCGCCCGCAAGCGGCTGTCGCGGCTGACGCCGCTGTCGCGTCAGGCGCTGCTGCTCACCACGGTCGAAGGCTTCAGCATCGAGGATGCGGGCTATCTGATCGAGGAAGATCCCGAAGCCGTGTCGACGCTGGTCACCGAGGCGGTCGCCGAGATCGAGCGCCAGACGCGCACCCGCGTGATGATCATCGAGGACGAGCCGCTGATCGCGATGGATCTGGAACAGATCGTCCGCGACCTGGGCCATGACGTCACCGGCGTCGCCGTGACCCGCGACGAGGCGGTAGCGCTGGCGATGGAGGATCGCCCAGGCCTGGTGCTGGCCGACATCCAGCTGGCCGACGACAGCTCGGGCATCGATGCGGTCAAGGACATCTTGGCCGAATTCAACGTGCCGGTGATCTTCATCACTGCCTTCCCCGAGCGTCTGCTCACCGGCGAGCGTCCCGAGCCGACCTTCCTCATCACCAAGCCGTTCCAGCGCGAAACGGTGAAGACGACGATCAGCCAGGCGCTGTTCTTCGACGAGGCGACGGTTCCAGCCTGA
- a CDS encoding NepR family anti-sigma factor, which translates to MRSAKDETKNPPRGKDGADAGKPSRDVGGALRQAYDETLSETVPDDLLDLLKKLD; encoded by the coding sequence GTGCGTTCCGCGAAAGACGAAACGAAAAATCCGCCCAGGGGTAAAGATGGCGCGGACGCCGGCAAGCCGAGCCGAGACGTCGGCGGCGCACTGCGCCAGGCGTATGACGAAACGCTGAGCGAGACGGTGCCGGACGATCTGCTCGACCTGCTCAAAAAGCTCGATTAG
- a CDS encoding sensor histidine kinase, translating into MTIPDQESRPRGVAATLTRVPTGAKVFLILLGALFPLALIAALTTLQTTRDADSEARRRLEALAQESSAVLENVLANHASQMSQAVAALEQNPQDAPSCTRLVGTFASQAGTRFSVLDARGQILCGQRLTIAKAEPLKPFEVRASFTATGLLLQIGGTAGASAAVSYPVASLSALIRPSGFVPEYGAWLLHDGNQLELRGLDRHGPLSRVDKVDTSLSVGELTLEMRTPGAPITSPLIVTTVLLVLMWIAAAMIGWFVVDRLLIRPLRRLRAGVGSYKPGELLDMKRLGNLPAQEIRDLGETFRQITQTVQVHETDLAEGLVRQTRLTREVHHRVKNNLQVIASLINFHARGAKSVEASEAYASIQRRVDALAVVHRHHYAEMEENRGLDVRAVVGELAANIRATAPDRASGLGITLEIEPLLVNQDVAIAIAFLITELVELAMSCNPAAQIRIAMKGNEAGDRATMRVGSPALVESTAMEALLEARYGRVIAGLARQLRTKLHHDPLIGVYEAEIAITGRP; encoded by the coding sequence ATGACCATTCCGGATCAGGAGTCGCGACCCAGGGGCGTCGCGGCAACGCTGACGCGCGTGCCAACCGGCGCCAAAGTATTCCTGATCCTGCTCGGCGCGCTGTTCCCCCTCGCCCTCATCGCGGCGCTCACCACCCTCCAGACCACCCGCGACGCCGACAGCGAGGCGCGGCGCCGGCTCGAGGCCCTGGCCCAGGAGAGCTCCGCGGTCCTCGAAAACGTGCTCGCCAACCATGCCAGCCAGATGAGCCAGGCAGTGGCCGCGCTGGAGCAGAATCCTCAGGACGCGCCGAGCTGCACCCGGCTGGTCGGCACCTTCGCCTCGCAGGCAGGCACCCGTTTCAGTGTGCTCGATGCGCGCGGACAGATATTGTGCGGCCAGCGGCTGACGATCGCCAAGGCCGAGCCGCTCAAGCCCTTCGAAGTGCGCGCCTCCTTCACCGCGACCGGGCTGCTGTTGCAAATCGGCGGCACCGCCGGCGCCTCGGCCGCCGTCTCCTACCCGGTCGCCAGCCTCAGCGCGCTGATCCGCCCGAGCGGTTTCGTGCCCGAATATGGCGCGTGGCTGCTCCACGACGGCAACCAGCTCGAGCTGCGCGGCCTGGATCGCCATGGCCCCTTGAGCCGGGTGGACAAGGTCGACACTTCGCTGTCGGTGGGCGAGCTGACGCTGGAGATGCGGACGCCCGGTGCACCGATCACGTCGCCGCTGATCGTGACCACGGTGCTGCTGGTGCTGATGTGGATCGCCGCGGCGATGATCGGCTGGTTCGTCGTCGACCGCCTGCTGATCCGGCCGCTCCGCCGGCTCCGGGCGGGCGTCGGCAGCTACAAGCCGGGCGAATTGCTGGACATGAAGCGGCTCGGCAACCTGCCGGCGCAGGAGATCCGCGACCTGGGCGAGACGTTCCGCCAGATAACCCAGACCGTGCAGGTGCACGAGACCGACCTCGCCGAAGGCCTTGTGCGGCAGACGCGGCTTACCCGCGAAGTGCATCACCGCGTCAAGAACAACCTCCAGGTGATCGCCAGCCTCATCAATTTCCACGCGCGCGGCGCCAAGAGCGTCGAGGCGAGCGAAGCCTATGCCTCGATCCAGCGGCGCGTCGACGCCCTGGCGGTGGTGCACCGGCATCATTATGCCGAGATGGAGGAAAATCGCGGGCTCGACGTGCGCGCGGTGGTGGGCGAACTTGCCGCCAATATCCGCGCGACCGCGCCCGACCGCGCCTCCGGCCTCGGCATCACGCTCGAGATCGAGCCGCTGCTGGTCAACCAGGACGTCGCCATCGCGATCGCCTTCCTGATTACCGAGCTGGTCGAGCTGGCGATGAGCTGCAATCCCGCCGCCCAGATCCGGATCGCGATGAAGGGCAATGAGGCAGGCGACCGCGCGACGATGCGCGTGGGCTCGCCGGCGCTTGTCGAGAGCACGGCGATGGAGGCCCTGCTGGAGGCGCGCTACGGCCGCGTGATCGCCGGGCTGGCGCGCCAGCTGCGCACGAAGCTGCACCACGACCCGCTGATCGGCGTCTACGAAGCTGAAATCGCGATCACCGGCCGGCCCTGA
- a CDS encoding entericidin A/B family lipoprotein, with amino-acid sequence MRKIFACAALASAMLISACNTIEGAGRDVSSAGDAVAGAADNNK; translated from the coding sequence ATGCGTAAGATCTTTGCATGTGCCGCGCTCGCAAGCGCGATGCTCATCTCGGCGTGCAACACCATCGAAGGCGCGGGCCGCGACGTCTCGTCGGCCGGCGATGCGGTTGCCGGCGCAGCCGACAACAACAAGTAA
- the tatC gene encoding twin-arginine translocase subunit TatC, producing the protein MRDIDDTQAPLLEHLVELRRRLLWSLAALVIAFGGCLYFARKIFAVLVAPLKAAGQVTVINTQVFGGFLVEIKIAFFAALMIAFPVIANQLWQFIAPGLYKKEKQALFPFLLATPVLFIAGACMAYFVAIPVALKFLLSFQGELGGVTQQALPDVNDYLKFVMQFIFGFGLSFLLPILLMLLEHAGIVTYEQLKGAWRYAVVGAFALSAVLTPPDVGSQLLLAVPLVLLYFLALVAIRFTRSRRDRAAASEAASS; encoded by the coding sequence GTGAGGGACATCGACGACACCCAAGCGCCGTTGCTTGAGCATCTGGTCGAGTTGCGCCGCCGCCTCTTGTGGTCGCTGGCCGCACTGGTGATCGCGTTCGGCGGCTGCCTCTATTTCGCCCGCAAGATCTTTGCCGTGTTGGTGGCACCACTCAAGGCAGCCGGGCAGGTGACGGTCATCAATACTCAGGTGTTCGGCGGCTTTCTGGTGGAGATCAAGATCGCATTCTTCGCCGCGCTGATGATCGCATTTCCGGTGATCGCCAATCAACTTTGGCAGTTCATTGCGCCGGGCCTGTACAAGAAGGAAAAGCAGGCGCTGTTCCCGTTCCTGCTCGCGACTCCGGTACTGTTCATCGCCGGGGCGTGCATGGCCTATTTCGTCGCGATCCCGGTCGCGCTGAAGTTCCTGCTGAGCTTCCAGGGCGAGCTGGGAGGCGTGACGCAACAGGCACTCCCCGACGTGAACGACTATCTGAAATTCGTGATGCAGTTCATCTTCGGGTTCGGGCTGTCGTTCCTGCTGCCGATCCTGCTGATGCTGCTCGAGCATGCCGGCATCGTCACGTATGAACAGCTTAAGGGCGCCTGGCGCTATGCCGTGGTCGGCGCGTTCGCGCTGTCGGCGGTGCTTACTCCGCCCGATGTCGGATCGCAGCTGCTGCTCGCGGTGCCGCTGGTGCTGCTGTATTTCCTGGCGCTGGTGGCAATTCGCTTCACGCGATCGCGGCGCGATCGTGCAGCCGCTTCCGAGGCCGCCTCTTCCTGA
- the tatB gene encoding Sec-independent protein translocase protein TatB: MFDVAPTELLLVAVVALLVIGPKDLPRAMHFVGKWVGKARGVARQFRSGMDTMIREAELAEMEKQWAAENERIMREHPPAPSLSAPEAESADGADMHDLPPLMVAQPDIRPEPVAAEAPVSEVEEPKTRGQGEHPL, translated from the coding sequence ATGTTCGACGTCGCGCCGACCGAGTTGCTGCTAGTTGCCGTGGTGGCATTGCTCGTGATCGGGCCCAAAGACCTGCCCCGCGCGATGCATTTCGTCGGCAAGTGGGTGGGCAAGGCGCGCGGCGTCGCTCGCCAGTTCCGATCGGGCATGGACACCATGATCCGCGAGGCCGAACTGGCCGAGATGGAAAAGCAATGGGCAGCCGAGAACGAACGGATCATGCGCGAGCATCCGCCGGCGCCGTCGCTGTCGGCACCCGAGGCCGAATCCGCCGACGGCGCGGATATGCACGATCTTCCCCCCTTGATGGTGGCGCAGCCCGACATCAGGCCTGAGCCAGTGGCGGCGGAAGCGCCGGTGTCCGAGGTCGAGGAACCGAAAACCCGCGGTCAAGGCGAGCATCCGCTGTGA
- a CDS encoding twin-arginine translocase TatA/TatE family subunit: MGSMSLMHWLIVGILVILLFGGSRFSNMMGDVAKGIKQFKKGMAEDDDAPKPVEPTRIEGRPVADPPLQTEAERVREER; encoded by the coding sequence ATGGGTAGCATGAGCCTGATGCACTGGCTGATCGTCGGCATCCTGGTCATTTTATTGTTCGGAGGCAGCCGCTTCTCGAACATGATGGGTGACGTTGCCAAGGGCATCAAGCAGTTCAAGAAGGGCATGGCCGAGGACGACGACGCACCCAAGCCCGTCGAGCCGACTCGCATCGAGGGGCGCCCGGTAGCCGACCCGCCGCTGCAGACCGAGGCCGAGCGCGTTCGCGAAGAGCGCTGA
- the scpB gene encoding SMC-Scp complex subunit ScpB, whose product MTSFDDLSRAVEAVLFAAEHPLGIDELRAHVGADADVRAALAGLEQVYSGRGIELVRRGERWHFQTAADLAHLLRRDREDSRKLSRAGIETLAIIAYHEPVTRAEIEAIRGVQISKGTIDVLMEAGWVRPAGRREVPGRPLMYATTQGFLSHFGLASRRDLPGIDDLKAAGLLDPVDLAFEQETSETVTEGE is encoded by the coding sequence GTGACATCGTTCGACGACCTGTCGCGCGCGGTCGAGGCCGTGCTGTTCGCGGCCGAGCACCCGCTCGGCATCGACGAACTGCGCGCGCATGTTGGTGCCGATGCGGACGTGCGTGCAGCCCTGGCCGGGCTCGAGCAGGTCTATTCCGGCCGCGGCATCGAACTGGTCCGGCGCGGCGAGCGCTGGCACTTCCAGACGGCAGCCGACCTGGCGCACCTGTTGCGGCGCGACCGCGAGGACAGCCGCAAGCTGAGCCGCGCCGGCATCGAGACGCTGGCGATCATTGCCTATCATGAGCCGGTCACCCGCGCCGAGATCGAGGCGATCCGCGGCGTGCAGATCTCCAAGGGAACGATCGACGTCCTGATGGAAGCGGGGTGGGTGCGGCCGGCGGGGCGGCGCGAAGTACCTGGACGGCCGCTAATGTATGCGACCACCCAAGGCTTTCTCAGCCATTTCGGGCTGGCGAGTCGCCGCGACCTGCCTGGCATCGACGATCTCAAGGCCGCCGGGCTGCTGGATCCGGTCGATCTGGCGTTCGAACAAGAGACAAGCGAAACTGTAACCGAAGGCGAATAG
- a CDS encoding segregation and condensation protein A, with translation MSDDAADTLKIEIEGWEGPLDLLLALARNQKVDLRQISILELVEQYLGFVNQARALRLELAADYLVMAAWLAYLKSALLLPRNPEETPSPEDLALRLQIRLERLNAMREAGARLVARDRMGRDVFLRAAPEGLRVVRQARWEAEIYDLIAAYGRISARTRPVMHVVAQRDVMTLEEAIERVSALVGTRIDWSIIDSFLPDEARGSYRKSALASSFVAVLELARQGKVELRQKSAFAPLYVRSLM, from the coding sequence ATGAGCGACGACGCCGCCGATACCCTCAAGATCGAGATCGAAGGCTGGGAAGGCCCGCTCGACCTGTTGCTGGCGCTTGCCCGCAACCAGAAGGTCGATCTGCGCCAGATCTCGATCCTGGAACTGGTGGAGCAGTATCTCGGCTTCGTGAACCAGGCGCGCGCGCTGCGCCTGGAACTTGCCGCGGACTATCTGGTGATGGCGGCGTGGCTGGCTTATCTGAAATCGGCGCTGCTGCTGCCGCGCAACCCGGAGGAAACGCCCAGTCCCGAGGACCTGGCGCTGCGGCTGCAGATACGGCTGGAGCGGCTGAACGCGATGCGCGAGGCGGGCGCCCGGCTGGTCGCCCGCGACCGCATGGGCCGCGACGTGTTTCTCCGCGCGGCACCCGAGGGGCTTCGCGTGGTTCGCCAGGCACGCTGGGAAGCCGAGATCTACGACCTGATCGCCGCTTATGGCCGGATCAGCGCGCGCACCCGGCCGGTGATGCATGTCGTTGCCCAGCGCGACGTGATGACGCTGGAGGAAGCGATCGAGCGGGTGTCCGCGCTTGTCGGCACGCGGATCGACTGGAGCATTATCGACAGCTTCCTGCCTGACGAAGCGCGCGGGAGCTATCGCAAGTCGGCGCTCGCCTCGTCCTTCGTCGCGGTGCTCGAGCTCGCGCGGCAGGGCAAAGTCGAGCTTCGGCAGAAGTCGGCCTTTGCGCCGCTCTATGTCCGATCGCTGATGTGA